In Phycisphaerae bacterium RAS1, the genomic window GACGGCCGACGCTACGAAGCCCGCCGGCGCGGGAATGCGGACGTGGAGCACGCCCATCAAATGCAATCCCATGAGCAGGCACACCGCGGCCGCGACATACGTCCACCAGCTCGCCTTCAGCACCGAGCTGGCCGCCCAGGTCGCGAGGAAAAGAATCGCGAACATGATCGTCAGGCCGACGCTGAACGTCAGCGACAGCAGGAATGAGCGGCCGACGCCGCGCGACTCCTGCCCTGCAACATACCCGACCATCAGCGGCACCATCGCCAGCACGCACGGATTCGCGGCCGTCAGCAGGCCGCCGACGAAGGCGGCGGCCGGCGCCAGCCACGGATTGCACTGAACGACCTGCGCCAGGTTCTCGCTGAGCTGTTCGAGCATCATCCGGCTCCGAGTTCTTTCAGCCTGGCGACGATCTCCGCCTTGGGCAGGAAGCCCTCATGCCGCCAGACCTCCTTGCCGCCGCGGTCGAAAAAGATCTGCGTCGGAATGATGCGCACGCCGTACGGCTCGCC contains:
- the dsbD_1 gene encoding Thiol:disulfide interchange protein DsbD precursor, with the translated sequence MLEQLSENLAQVVQCNPWLAPAAAFVGGLLTAANPCVLAMVPLMVGYVAGQESRGVGRSFLLSLTFSVGLTIMFAILFLATWAASSVLKASWWTYVAAAVCLLMGLHLMGVLHVRIPAPAGFVASAVPGRRLSGVVGALLLGLLFGLVSLPCAGPVLLALLAVVPLSGAAFGAVLLIAYSLGHCGLVLVGGTSIGLVQRLADSRGWNRGADVLRRLAGVLILLVGAFLLFT